The following are from one region of the Magallana gigas chromosome 4, xbMagGiga1.1, whole genome shotgun sequence genome:
- the LOC136274589 gene encoding tripartite motif-containing protein 3-like produces the protein MDLRSCAQDVHRCDLCETAIVHSYCDFCHVNLCKPCIVDHISDEYDKHKIVPFQKRRSTLIYPKCESHQNKNCELQCKDCDISVCSSCMASDQHKGHTFIEISEVYMKKKVIIEKDAEELRFSISPSYEEIARELENQLANLDGGYEKLTTDISKQGEQWHREIDIVINKMRTEIDEIKWKHKHILERHLDEVKQIQSLIKQTQLALKEIKKSTEVASTLGYISKIGEFSKTPSEVQVNLPKFIPKAIDREKLYNLYGQITPLSTATEEHALSLKQPKISARNILDEPEVVATIQTGYGNLRSVTCLNENKIWTCEWANNIKCFNIKGSILQTIKTKSAEEVIDIAVDNNGDLLYSALQTRTVNKVKNGQIEVLIRLQGWKPGGLCVTSIGDLLVTMFSKDYTQSKVVRYSGSTEKQTIQFDNEGKPLYSGNCIIKYITENRNHDICVADYNAGAVVVVNQGGKLRWRYTGHPSASKTQLFNPEGITTDSQSHILTADINNYCIHILDENGQFLRYIDNCDLLHPFGLCVDNNDNLFVCENNIGKVKKIQYLK, from the coding sequence ATGGATCTTCGTTCTTGTGCCCAGGATGTGcaccgatgtgacctttgtgagaccgccatagtgcatagctactgtgacttttgtcatgtcaacctctgcAAACCCTGTATAGTAGATCACATCTCTGATGAATacgacaaacataaaatagttcCATTCCAGAAACGAAGATCAACCCTCATTTATCCGAAATGTGAAtcacatcaaaacaaaaattgtgaaTTGCAGTGTAAAGATTGTGATATTAGTGTTTGTTCTTCCTGCATGGCATCTGATCAACACAAGGGGCATACCTTTATAGAAATTTCAGAGGTTTATATGAAAAAGAAAGTCATTATTGAGAAGGACGCAGAAGAATTAAGATTTAGCATTTCGCCTTCATATGAAGAAATTGCACGTGAATTGGAAAATCAACTTGCCAACctggatggaggatatgagaaacttacaACTGATATTTCTAAGCAAGGTgagcaatggcacagagaaatcgacATCGTTATTAACAAGATGAGAACCGAAATTGACGAGATAAAATGGAAAcataaacacattttagaaaGACATTTGGATGAAGTAAAACAAATACAGTCTCTCATCAAGCAAACCCAACTGGCcttaaaagaaattaagaaatcCACTGAAGTAGCATCTACCCTTGGATACATCTCCAAGATCGGAGAGTTCAGCAAAACTCCATCTGAGGTTCAGGTTAATCTGCCAAAATTCATTCCAAAAGCAATAGACCGCGAAAAGCTCTATAATTTGTATGGACAGATCACCCCATTATCTACTGCAACAGAGGAACATGCATTGTCACTGAAACAACCTAAAATTTCAGCCAGAAATATACTGGATGAACCGGAGGTTGTTGCCACAATTCAGACTGGGTATGGAAATCTACGCAGTGTTACATGcctaaatgaaaacaaaatatggaCGTGTGAATGGGCAAATAATATTAAATGCTTTAACATTAAAGGTTCAATACTCCAAACAATCAAGACAAAATCAGCAGAGGAAGTTATTGATATAGCTGTAGACAACAATGGGGATCTATTGTACTCTGCGTTGCAAACAAGGACAGTGAATAAGGTAAAGAATGGACAGATAGAAGTGTTGATCAGATTACAGGGATGGAAGCCTGGTGGTCTGTGTGTCACTTCTATCGGTGATCTTCTGGTTACCATGTTCAGTAAGGATTACactcaatccaaagttgtccgttactcgggatctacagagaaacaaacaattcaatttgataATGAAGGTAAACCTCTCTACTCAGGGAATTGTATTATTAAATACATCAcagagaacagaaaccatgacatctgtgttGCTGATTATAACgctggtgcagtagtggtggttaatcagggcgggaaactcagatggagatacaccGGTCATCCCTCAGCTTCCAAGACCCAATTATTTAATCCCGAgggtatcacaacagacagtcagagtcaTATCCTGACAGCAGATATTAACAACTACtgtatccacattctggatgagaatggacagtttctccgttacattgataattGTGATCTACTGCATCCTTTTGGTTTATGTGTTGACAATAACGATAATCTTTTTGTTTGCGAGAATAACATTGGTAAAGTCAAGAAAATCCAATATTTAAAAtag
- the LOC105321743 gene encoding tripartite motif-containing protein 3-like produces the protein MDPRSSAQDLHRCDLCETAIVHSYCDFCNVNLCKSCVVDHISDGYYKHVIVPFQKRRSTLIYPKCAKHQNKTCDMHCEDCNMCVCSSCMASDQHKGHSFVEVSDVYMMKKVIIQKDVEELKIHISPSYEEIALDLENQLANLDEGYEKLTTEMSKQGEQWHREIDIVINKMNTEISEIKVKHRDILQKHLDEIKQILSLIKQTLQALQEIEKSTEVSSTIEYISKTKEFSKPSPKVQISLPKFIPNPIDRAKLYSLFGLVIPLSTATDGNVLSLKQPNTSARGLLDEPELITTIQTGYKDLRSVTCLNENKIWTFKWNKDIICFNIKGSIIQTIKTKSRESTTDIAVDSDGDLLYSTLQTKTVNKVKNGQTEELVKLRKWKPNNLCVTSTGDLLVTMFKDNWTQSRVVRYPGSTDKQKTKQNIQYNEEGKPLYSENGYAKHITENRNHDICVADWKAGAVVVVNKAGKLRWRYTSHPSATKNKPFKPWGITTDSQSRILTADRDNHCIHILDQDGQLLRYIDNCGLEDPYGLCVDNNDNLFVCEYYTGNVKKIQYLE, from the coding sequence ATGGATCCTCGTTCTAGTGCCCAAGACTTGCACagatgtgacctttgtgagaccgccatagtacacagctactgtgacttttgtaATGTCAACCTCTGCAAGTCGTGTGTAGTAGATCATATCTCAGATGGATATTATAAACATGTAATAGTTCCATTCCAGAAACGAAGATCAACCCTCATTTATCCAAAATGTGCAAAGCATCAAAACAAAACCTGTGATATGCATTGTGAGGATTGCAATATGTGTGTTTGTTCTTCTTGTATGGCATCTGATCAACACAAGGGGCATAGCTTTGTAGAAGTTTCAGATGTTTATATGATGAAGAAAGTCATTATTCAGAAGGATGTAGAAGAGTTAAAAATCCACATTTCACCTTCATATGAAGAAATTGCGCTCGATTTGGAAAATCAGCTCGCCAACTTGGATGAAGGATACGAAAAACTTACAACAGAaatgtccaaacaaggagagcaatggcacagagaaatcgacATTGTTATCAACAAGATGAACACCGAAATTAGCGAGATAAAAGTTAAACACAGagacattttacagaaacatttagatgaaatcaaacagatactGTCTCTCATTAAGCAAACTCTACAGGCCTTACAGGAAATTGAGAAATCCACTGAAGTATCTTCTACCATTGAATACATCTCCAAGACCAAAGAGTTCAGCAAACCTTCACCAAAGGTTCAGATATCTCTGCCAAAATTCATTCCAAACCCAATAGACCGCGCGAAGCTGTATAGTTTGTTTGGACTGGTCATCCCATTATCTACTGCTACAGACGGAAATGTGTTGTCACTGAAACAACCCAACACTTCAGCCAGAGGACTACTGGATGAACCGGAGCTTATTACCACAATACAAACTGGGTATAAAGATCTACGCAGTGTTACTTGTCTAAATGAAAACAAGATATGGACGTTTAAATGGAATAAAGATATTATATGCTTCAACATTAAAGGTTCTATAATCCAAACAATCAAGACAAAATCAAGAGAAAGTACTACAGATATTGCTGTAGACAGTGATGGGGATCTACTGTACTCTACATTGCAAACAAAGACAGTGAATAAAGTAAAGAATGGACAGACAGAAGAGTTGGTCAAATTACGGAAATGGAAACCAAATAATctgtgtgtcacctctactgGTGATCTTCTTGTTACCATGTTCAAAGATAATTGGACTCAATCCAGAGTTGTCCGTTACCCGGGATCTAcagacaaacaaaaaacaaaacaaaacattcaatataatGAAGAAGGTAAACCTCTGTACTCAGAGAATGGTTATGCTAAACACATCACTGAaaacagaaaccatgacatctgtgtagctgactggAAGGCTGGAGCTGTAGTGGTAGTAAATAAGGccgggaaactcagatggagatacaccAGTCATCCCTCAGCTACCAAGAACAAACCATTTAAACCCTGgggtatcacaacagacagtcagagtcgtaTACTAACGGCAGATCGTGACAATCACtgtatccacattctggatcaggATGGACAGTTgctccgttacattgataactgtggtCTAGAGGATCCAtatggtttatgtgtggacaacaatgacaatctgtttgtgtgTGAATATTACACaggcaatgtaaagaaaatccaATATTTAGAATAA